In Deltaproteobacteria bacterium, the genomic stretch TGCCAAAGCAACATTGACACAAAGTCATTATATTTAGGTGTTCCTTTTCAGCAAGAGCGAGATTCCTGGCTGACAAAAGGACAAAGGCCTTAAAATTGATGTTTCTTAAGGGATATCCACAACAATTGAATTCCCTTATATCCACTAATCCTACATCGAGTTTGCCTAAAATTGCCCTTGCTGAGGATTCGTATTGACTGAGACGAGCCGGGATGGTACAACCAAAAAATAAGGCAAATTTCATCATCTTTTTCCCATTGACTGAGATGTCTTTTCTCCTATATATTCCACTGCAAAATTTTTAAGTTCATAAAGCACATCAGTGACACTTACCGCTTGGGGACACTGTTCCTGACACTGATAACAGGTGAGACAATCCCATAGCATATTTGAACCAAAGGCCAGATCCCTTATGCCCAATGCACAGGCATACATAATCTGATGTGGTAATAACCCCAGGACCTCTTGGGGGTTATCGTAGTTGGCCACAACAGGACAGGCGTTGGTACAGGTTTGACAGCCAAAGCACACCGAGAAGGTGCTTGCCTGTGCGGATAGGTTTAGCCTGCTTTTAAACCCTCTGTCCGTTGCACCCAGAGGCAAAACCTTATCCTGCTCCTTCATTAAATCGCATCTGTCAGCAATGGCCTCTCTCACCCTCATCAAGGGCCTTTCATAATCCCTTTGAACCAGTTCCCCCTTCATTAATCCACGATAAAAAGACAGGGGGGAAAGAACGGAAAACTCTGGTATTCCCCTTTGAAGAAGCGTTTCCCGTACGTTGAACCACAAGTCCTGCAGGTTGATACCCACTGGACAGACCACCGTGCATCGATAACAATTGGTACAGAGACAGACCCCCTCTTGAATATCCTTAAGCTCTTGCTCACTTAGTTCCCTGTCAGCGGCAAGCGCCTTTATCGAAGCTATCTTCTCAGAGGGAAGAATGTTGATATTGGGAATCTCCTCCAGGGCCACAGCAACGGAGCATCGCGAAGTGCAGGCCCCACAATGGGTACAGGCATCCAGCTCCATGACCTGCCTGGTGGCTATATTGGCTGGATCTGACTTTCCTTTTTCCATGACAGCATTAGCCAGCAGGCTCAAGGGGCTGGCAAGGATATGGAACATTTTACTAAAAGGAAGATAGGCCAAACCCAGCAAGCAGGCCAAGAAATGGATATACCAAAGTAAAGTAGGCGTATTAACCCTGTCCAATCCCAGGGCTATTGGCCTGATGATTCTGGCCACTCCATAACCGGTAAATGCCCATTGGGGCTGGGAGTGACACTCAATACAGCTCATTTTATGGAGCTCTCTGCCCTGCGCCAGAGTCTGCGCGCCAAACGGCCCCTTCAAATTGGGGGATACTACCCCATAGTCATTTACCCAATAGGCCTCCAAAGACCTAAGCTCTTGCTCATCCTCAAGACCAGAATAGTCCTCTACCATCTGTTTATAGATTGAGTGAGATACAATCTTTGTGCCCTCCAAAGCAATTCCAGAAAAGATGATAATGGCCACGATGATGATAGCATAATAATCCATGGCATTGGTTAGCAGACGGGGCACCTTCAAGATGAAGCGCCGATAGATCGCAATCGCTAACCCCAGGATTACCAGGGCACCAAACAGATCCCTCAAAAACATAAATGGGTTGATAGTCGAAAAATAGTCTGGAAATAGAGCAGAGGTTATGAATCTATCCAGGGCATGCATCAAAAGAAGCAGCATGAAACCCACATATATACACATGTGCATGAGCCACCTGAGAAAGTCCTCTCTCAGGATCCGTAAATTCAGAACTACATCGAGGACAAAGACCTTCAATAAGGTGAAGCCCTTGATGCTCAACAGCGTAAATAAAATCCCCTTGATGGAGGCAAAGACCCTTCTCGATATGGAAATTTCTCCTGCGCCTATACTGATCGAGTATCGGAACCAGGTGAAAATTTTATAAAACAAGCCTACTCCGAAAAATGCTAATGCAACGTATATTGACATAGAGAAGAACATCCTATAGCGACCCCCTTAGATGCAACAGATAATTAAGCGACTTCTTCAGATCAAATTCAGCCATGTTCGGTGAGTGGTCGAGCAGAGCTGACCCTGCAAGACCCACTCTTCCAACTCCTGCAGGGTAATCCTTAACCGTTCAAAGATGATCCTGATGGTATGATCGTAGTCCTTGGCCGATGAGTGCAGGGAGCATCCGGGATTGTAACCGATCCGCTTCACCGTTCTTTGGTCTCCTTCAGGCGTCGAAAGGTCCTCCGAATTTATCCCTACGCTTCTTCCAAGATGGCGGGGACTTTGTCCTCCCAGCCGATCGATATGATGTTAACGCCCTGACAAAGTCCTTGTATCCCCTTGATCATATCCGCTGCTATTTCGACAGAGGCCCCGATCTTGTCAGGGGCCTTCATCAACCTCGTAATTATCTCTTCGGGGATAAAGACCCCCTGCACGTGTTTATTTATGTATCTCGCCATCCCGGCCGATTTTAGCACCATCAGGCCCGCAATGACCGGCGCCCCAAAGGTCTTTACCTTCTGCATGAAGGCCTCGAACTGTCCTAAGTCATAAACGGATGTAGTAACGAAGAACTCCACACCGAGGCGGATCTTCTTTTCCATCTCCCTCAGCTCCTGATCTAAGGCATGGCCCCGAGCACTGGCATCGAGCTTCGCACCAACACAAAAACGGGGAGGGCCTTCCAGATCTCCACCACTCATATCATATCCCTTTTGCAACCTCTCTATCGCCTCCAAGAGCTCCAGGATATCTATGTCGAAAACCGCCTTGGCCTCTGGGTGATCTCCGAGTTTCGGGTCGTCTCCCAAGGCTGCCATTACATTCTCAAGGCCCAAGTGATAGGCACCGAGCAACTCCGCCTGCATTGCTATCCGATTCTGATGGGCACACGAGATCTCAAATATCGTCTCATAACCTCTATCCAGTAGGTATCGACAAGCAGCCCAGGAACTCATCCGCATGACCCCTCCCTGAAGGGAAGGCACATAGATGGCCTCCACCCTCCCCTTCAAGGGGATTAACCTCTCCTCAAACCCCTTAACCTCTACACCTTTCGGAGGTAATACCTCCACCATCCTCAAAAATCCACCATCCTCCAGCCGCTCCCGCCACCCCATGGAAACCTCCTTCATGTATTAGATCTAAAGCAGCCCCAATTCTAACAACTCTAAGATGAGACGCAAGAAATTTTTATGGATTTCTCGCATTTTCTTGAGATGCCGCCTCCTCATATTCCACCGGCAACACAACCCGAAAGGTCGTCCCTCTGCCCATCTCTGTGTCGACCTCAATCCGCCCTTTATGTTCTTCCACTATTCCATACGACATAGAAAGTCCCAGACCCGTCCCTTTGCTCAGATCTTTGGTGGTGAAGAAAGGATCGAATATCCTGGGCAGTATATCCTCGGGGATCCCTTCTCCGGTGTCTGTGAACTCTATAATTACGTTGTCCCTATCTTCGGAAAAGAAGGTCTTTATAGAAAGAGTCCCTCGTCCGTGCATGGCATCAGCTGCATTGACCATGATATTCATAAAGACCTGCTTCAATTGGCCGGCGTTCCCCCAAATAGGGGGGAGGAAGGGATCAAGCTCCTTCTTTATCTCTATGTTGTGGAAGGTAGCCTGGTTTTCCAGAAAGAGTAGTCCATTGGTTATGGCCCTGTTGACATCGGTGAGTTCCATCTTAGGGCTACTCTGGCGGGAAAATTCGAGGAGGCTCTTTATTATTTCCTTGCAACGCGTCGCCTCCTGGACAATCTTCCCCAAGTCTTCCCTCTTTGGATCATCAGGTGATAGGTCCTCCATCAAGAGGCTGGCGTATATGAGGATACCTCCTAACGGGTTATTTACCTCATGGGCTACGCCTGCCGCCATCTCACCCAAGGACCTCAGCTTCTCTGACTGAAGAAGTTGAAGCTGGGTATCTTGGAGTTTCTTTTCCATAGCGATCCGGGGGCGTAGATCAGTGAAGATCCCCACAGAGGCCACTTCCTTGCCACCCTCATAGACGATGGCGGCGGAGAGATAAATCGGGATGTTCTCCCCCTCCTTGTTAACCACATTAAATTGGGACCCGGTAAATTTCCCCGCCCCCCCATAGTCAGGGCTTCGCAACTTCTGCATGACCTCCTTGGCCACTCCGGGAGGATAAAGCTGGGTGATATGCATCTTGCCGATGACCTCATCGGCCTTGTAACCGATGAGGGCCTCGGCCCCCTTGTTGAAGATGATGAGGTTCCCCTTGATGTCGGCAGCGATGATCCCGTCCACGGAGCTCTCGATGAGGTTTTTTAAAAAGTCGTTGGCCTCCCTGAGCTCCCTCTCCAGCTTCTTGCGCTGGGTGATGTCGATGTTGATCCCCTCGTAGCCGACGATCTTCCCCTCTTTATCCCGGATGGCATGGGCGGATAGGAGCACCATGATCTTTCCCCTATCCTTTCTCTTGAACTCCACCTCCCACTCCTTGACATAGCCATCCTGCTCCATCCTCTTCTGGAAGATCTTTCGTTCCCCAGGGTTTACATAGAGGTCCTCGGCGATATCTATCTTTAAGAACTCTTCCTTGCTCTCATAGCCGAGCATATCTAAGAGGGCCTGATTACAGTCAACGAATTTCCCATCCGGTGTACTGATGAAGAGTCCCTCTCCCACCCGCTGGAAAAGCTCCCGATACCTCTTTTCCGAGGCCTTGAGCCTCTCTTCAAACCTCTTGTGCTCAGTGATATCGGTGAGATAGGCACAACCCTTGACCTCACCTTCTCCCCCCTCGGCCAGGGCCAGGCATAGGTAGACATCCCTTTGCTCGCCCAAGGCGGTAGAGATCTTTACCTCCTGGCACAACTTATCCCCGGGCCCTTTTAGCTGCTCCAGAACCTCTTCCACCTCTTGCCCCAGGATGGAGATGATATCTTTTTCCAAAAGATCTTCTTCTGGATATCCAGTAAGGAGGGTGGCCATCTGGTTGGCAAACTCTATGAAGCGATCCTCCCCAAAGACGAGGATTCCGTCATTGCTCATCTGCACGAGGGCCCGGATGTACCCAGTTCTTTCTTCCCATAAAGAAGGCGTCTTTTTGGATATCAACCCACGAGATTTCATTCTAAAACTATTTTAAAACAACTTTTACCTTATCGCAACTAAAGTTCTCGTCAGCAGATCCGGGGAAACTGCTCGTCGCTTAAGGGATCAAGAAGCCTATGGCCCCCTATCCTAGTTCGGAGAAGGACCTTTCCCGGATTCTCCGCCGTAACCCGGCCTATGACCACCGCCCCTTTTCCCAGACGATGGGCCTTCATCATCCTAAGAAGCCCTTCGGTCTCCTCTTCTGGTACGAAGGCGATGAGCTTCCCTTCGTTGGCCAAATAATAGGGATCGAACCCGAGTAGATCGCAGACCACCCTGACCTCCTCCCTGATCAAGACCTTCTCTTCTTCGATCACCACCCCTACCCCTGAGGCGTTGGCGATCTCCCAGAGGACGGTGGCAAGTCCTCCCCTGGTGGGGTCCCTCATGCAATGGATGTCTGGGCATGCTTTCAACATCGCCTCCACAAGCCCATTGAGGGGGGCACAATCGCTCTTTGTCTCCCCCTGCAGGGAGAAGTCCCCCCTAGCGATGAGGACTGCGATCTCATGATCCCCAATGGGACCATTAATGATGATCCAATCACCGGACCTCGCTTTAGAGCCCCTTATATCCACCCCCTCAGGGACAACGCCAATCCCGGTGGTGGTTATATAAAGCCCCTCTGCCGCACCATGCTCCACGACCTTGGTATCCCCTGCCACCACCATAACTCCGGCCTCCTCTGCGGCTTCCCTCATCGAAGAGAGGACCTTCTCAAGATCCTCGATGGAGAACCCTTCTTCCAAGATGAAAGAGGCCGAAAGCCCCAACGGCCTCGCCCCTGCCATGGCAAGGTCGTTCACTGTTCCGCATATCGCAAGCCTCCCTATGTCACCTCCAGGGAAGGAGAGGGGCTTTACTACATAGGAATCGGTGGTGAAGGCAAGCTTGGAGGGTTCAGTGGGAATTATGGCGCTGTCATCGAGGACTCTAAGAATGTCATTGTTAAAGAAAGGCAGAAATAGCTCCCTCAAAAGGTCATGGCTAAGCTTCCCCCCTGCACCGTGGGCAAGGAGTATCCTCTCCCCCTTCATTGTCCCCCCCCGTATTTGTAGTAGGCAGCACAGCTCCCCTCTGAGGACACCATACATGGCCCCACAGGGTCCTCCGGTGTGCACCTTTTGCCAAAAAGGGGACAATCCGGAGGGCTCTTGAGGCCCTGGAGGATCTCACCACATAGACAACCGGGAGGATCCGCCTTATCTTCACAAGGGATGACAAAGGCCCTCGAGGCGTCCATCCCGGCGAACTCCTCCCTCAGTATAAGGCCGCTTTCCGGTATCAGACCCAGTCCCCTCCAACGGGCATCCACAGGCTCAAATACCTCTCCCATGACCTCCAAGGCCCTCTGATTCCCCTC encodes the following:
- a CDS encoding 4Fe-4S dicluster domain-containing protein: MFYKIFTWFRYSISIGAGEISISRRVFASIKGILFTLLSIKGFTLLKVFVLDVVLNLRILREDFLRWLMHMCIYVGFMLLLLMHALDRFITSALFPDYFSTINPFMFLRDLFGALVILGLAIAIYRRFILKVPRLLTNAMDYYAIIIVAIIIFSGIALEGTKIVSHSIYKQMVEDYSGLEDEQELRSLEAYWVNDYGVVSPNLKGPFGAQTLAQGRELHKMSCIECHSQPQWAFTGYGVARIIRPIALGLDRVNTPTLLWYIHFLACLLGLAYLPFSKMFHILASPLSLLANAVMEKGKSDPANIATRQVMELDACTHCGACTSRCSVAVALEEIPNINILPSEKIASIKALAADRELSEQELKDIQEGVCLCTNCYRCTVVCPVGINLQDLWFNVRETLLQRGIPEFSVLSPLSFYRGLMKGELVQRDYERPLMRVREAIADRCDLMKEQDKVLPLGATDRGFKSRLNLSAQASTFSVCFGCQTCTNACPVVANYDNPQEVLGLLPHQIMYACALGIRDLAFGSNMLWDCLTCYQCQEQCPQAVSVTDVLYELKNFAVEYIGEKTSQSMGKR
- a CDS encoding methylenetetrahydrofolate reductase, which produces MGWRERLEDGGFLRMVEVLPPKGVEVKGFEERLIPLKGRVEAIYVPSLQGGVMRMSSWAACRYLLDRGYETIFEISCAHQNRIAMQAELLGAYHLGLENVMAALGDDPKLGDHPEAKAVFDIDILELLEAIERLQKGYDMSGGDLEGPPRFCVGAKLDASARGHALDQELREMEKKIRLGVEFFVTTSVYDLGQFEAFMQKVKTFGAPVIAGLMVLKSAGMARYINKHVQGVFIPEEIITRLMKAPDKIGASVEIAADMIKGIQGLCQGVNIISIGWEDKVPAILEEA
- a CDS encoding PAS domain S-box protein, whose translation is MISKKTPSLWEERTGYIRALVQMSNDGILVFGEDRFIEFANQMATLLTGYPEEDLLEKDIISILGQEVEEVLEQLKGPGDKLCQEVKISTALGEQRDVYLCLALAEGGEGEVKGCAYLTDITEHKRFEERLKASEKRYRELFQRVGEGLFISTPDGKFVDCNQALLDMLGYESKEEFLKIDIAEDLYVNPGERKIFQKRMEQDGYVKEWEVEFKRKDRGKIMVLLSAHAIRDKEGKIVGYEGINIDITQRKKLERELREANDFLKNLIESSVDGIIAADIKGNLIIFNKGAEALIGYKADEVIGKMHITQLYPPGVAKEVMQKLRSPDYGGAGKFTGSQFNVVNKEGENIPIYLSAAIVYEGGKEVASVGIFTDLRPRIAMEKKLQDTQLQLLQSEKLRSLGEMAAGVAHEVNNPLGGILIYASLLMEDLSPDDPKREDLGKIVQEATRCKEIIKSLLEFSRQSSPKMELTDVNRAITNGLLFLENQATFHNIEIKKELDPFLPPIWGNAGQLKQVFMNIMVNAADAMHGRGTLSIKTFFSEDRDNVIIEFTDTGEGIPEDILPRIFDPFFTTKDLSKGTGLGLSMSYGIVEEHKGRIEVDTEMGRGTTFRVVLPVEYEEAASQENARNP
- the hypE gene encoding hydrogenase expression/formation protein HypE, encoding MKGERILLAHGAGGKLSHDLLRELFLPFFNNDILRVLDDSAIIPTEPSKLAFTTDSYVVKPLSFPGGDIGRLAICGTVNDLAMAGARPLGLSASFILEEGFSIEDLEKVLSSMREAAEEAGVMVVAGDTKVVEHGAAEGLYITTTGIGVVPEGVDIRGSKARSGDWIIINGPIGDHEIAVLIARGDFSLQGETKSDCAPLNGLVEAMLKACPDIHCMRDPTRGGLATVLWEIANASGVGVVIEEEKVLIREEVRVVCDLLGFDPYYLANEGKLIAFVPEEETEGLLRMMKAHRLGKGAVVIGRVTAENPGKVLLRTRIGGHRLLDPLSDEQFPRIC